The nucleotide sequence GCAGCAAGTGCGCCCACGGTCTTGAGGCCGAGGCGGCGCAGCAGCAGGACAGTGTCCGCATCGAGGCGCAATGCGGCAACCGGCAATGGGTCCAGCATAGGCTGGATGGCATCGGCGGGGCAGATTGTCGGCGCGGCATCGCCATAGCGGGCGAGCGCCCATGCCGCGCCGATCGTGGGTGCCGCCGCGATTTGCGCGGTCAGGCCGAGCGCGGCGAAACGCGCGCGCATCTCCTCCAGCATTGCCGCCTCGCCGCCATGCAGGTGCTCCGATCCGGTCGTGTCGAGCAGCAGCCCGTCCATGCCGTCCACTTGCGACCACGGGCACCAGCGCCGCACCCAGCGCGCCAGCATGGCAAGGTCTGCGGTATCGGCGGCTTCCTCTGCATCCTCCACCCGCAGATCGGGCACCAGCGCGCGCATGTCGGTAACCCGCGCGCCGCGCTTCAGGCCCAGCGCCAGCGCCGCCTTGCCGAGATCGTGGATGACCGGCCCGTGCGCGCCCTCGCGTGCGAGCACGAGCGGGCCATCAGGAGCGCGAGGCGGCGGTTCGGATGAAGCTGCCGGTGATGGTATTGCCGGCGCGGTGGCGCGCCTCCCCAGCCAGCGCTGGATCGCGAAATGCGGGAACCTGATGGAGACGATGCGCCGCGCGGTCATATTGCACCAGCCACTTGCCGGGTTTGGCATCGCGCGCGCGGAACAGTTCGGCATGCCATCGCGGCAAACCCGGAGCATTCGCATCGTGCGGGTGCGGTGCGGACGGAGCCGATAGCACCCGCCAGCGCTGGCGGGCGGCGGACAGGTCGGCCTGGGCATTGTAGCGCAGCAGGAAAACCGGCACGCCCTGCCGCTCTGCGCGCATGGCCAGCCGCTTGCTGGCGGTAAAATCCAGCACGGCGGGATTGCCCCATGCTTCCCCGATAATGGCGGCGAGCGAGTTGCATCTCAGCCCTTCCTCCATCGCCCAGAGCAGGTCGCGCGTATTGCGCGAGCAGGCCAGCACCAGCCGGTCCACCCCGCAGCCAAACCTCTCGCAGCCCTGGCCGAAAGGGCGGCCTTTCTCGAGCGAGACCATGCGTTCCTGAATCCACAGCACGCGCCCCTCGCGCGGGGTTTGCGCCAGCGCGAAACCGGCCGCGCCCGCATCTTGCGGACCGGCAAAGATCTCCACCGACCGCGCCGGGGAGGACGGCAGTGCATTGCCGGGAAAATCCGCCTCCCGGTCATGGAGAATATCCGCATTGTCATTCGAGATCACAGGCATTTCGGGCACGTGTTCCATTCAGAGAATCGCACCGATGTTCATCATATGTTCCATTGTAGCTCTGTCGCTTTCACAGAGTCAACGCGCCTATGAAAACGGCACCGGCGCGAGGTCGCACCGATGCCGCCAAACCATGAAAAATCCGCCCGCGCCGCTGGATGCACCCGGCGCGGGCGGCTGCGCTTCAGCCCGGAACGTTCTCGCAGGCGATGCGCGTGGTGGAATGCGAGTCGCGGCGGATCGCCCCGCCAAGGTCGCGGAAGATGGTGAAGCTGTAGAGATTGCAGCGGTCCGGATCGCTGGGGCTGCGTGCGGCGATGGCGGCATCGCGCGTCTGGCCCACGCGGCGTCCGCCCACGAACTTGTCGCTCCAGCCGCTGGTCACGTGGATCGCCATGATCGTGTAATCGATGCCGCCGGTCGCCCAGCCCTGGCGGAACTGGGCGATCGCGCCCGAGCTGGAGTCGATGGAAGCCGGCATGCGCACATTGGCCGCCTCCGCCAAGGCCGATGCTTCGAACGCATCGCCTGCACCATCGCGCGAGCCGAGGCGCGCAAGCTCGGCATCGATCCTGTTCTTGGCTGCGCTGTAGGTGGCATTGCCGGGAAACAGCGTCGTCGCGCCGTCCATCTCTACCCCGATGGCGAGCAGCTGGTTGTAGGCGAGGATGGGCATGCGCTCATTGGTGCCGCCATTGGCCGATACACGCGTGGTGGCCCATTCGATCTGGTCGTCCACGCCTTCTGCCACGCGGTCGTAATGCATCTGCACTTCGCGCATCTGCGCATCGACCATTTGCGGCGGCAGGCCGGGATAATTGCGTGCGGCCAGCCGGTCCACGGCAGCCTCATATGCGGTGACCAGCCGGTCCATTTCGGCATCGCCCGCAGCCTGCGAACTGCCATCGGTCGGCGTGACACCCTGCGCGACGATGTTCATGTCGTTCATGAAATCCTGCATGCCATTCTGTCCGCTGCGGCGGTCCATCGGGCGTCCGCGCGGTTGCTGCTGCGGGGTCGCGGTCGGCGCGTCTCGCGTGACGCGGTCGGTCGTCGGCAGTTGCGGCATGCTGGGCACGCTCGGCATGGATGGACGCTGGATGCGCGGCAACCGCTGGGCGGCGGCATCGGATGGCATGGCGGCGACGGTGCCGACAACGGCCATTGGCAGCGCGGCGATAATGGTCAGATAACGAAGCATGATTTCAAGCCTCCAGGAATGATGCTGCCCGCACATTCGCCAAGAAAGCGTGGTGCGACCATGCCATAAGGATGGGCCTGCGCCGTTCATTGTGCCGTCAGAAAGCAGAGCTTTGGCGAGTTTGGTCTTGCGTGAAACAAGCTCGCCTGACAGGCGGAGCGCCAAACGAGATTCGAGAGAGGAAACAGCCATGCGCCAGGTCCACCATTTCATTGATGGCGAGCATTACGAGGCGGGAACCCGCACCCACGACATCTGGAACCCCTCGACCGGCGAAGTGCAGGCGCAGGTCGCGCTGGGCGATGCCGCGCTGCTCGACAAGGCCGTCGCCAGTGCCAAGCGCGTGCAGGTG is from Aurantiacibacter gangjinensis and encodes:
- a CDS encoding ImuA family protein; its protein translation is MEHVPEMPVISNDNADILHDREADFPGNALPSSPARSVEIFAGPQDAGAAGFALAQTPREGRVLWIQERMVSLEKGRPFGQGCERFGCGVDRLVLACSRNTRDLLWAMEEGLRCNSLAAIIGEAWGNPAVLDFTASKRLAMRAERQGVPVFLLRYNAQADLSAARQRWRVLSAPSAPHPHDANAPGLPRWHAELFRARDAKPGKWLVQYDRAAHRLHQVPAFRDPALAGEARHRAGNTITGSFIRTAASRS